The following are from one region of the Variovorax sp. V213 genome:
- the ltaE gene encoding low-specificity L-threonine aldolase, whose translation MTDRSSIVDLRSDTVTQPTPAMREAMMAAPLGDDVFGTDPSVNALQEKIAALLGFEAALFVPTGTQSNLCAILSHCGRGDEYIVGQQAHCYRWEGGGAAVFGSVQPQPLDHAPDGTLPLAQIEAAIKPDDAHFARTRLLALENTLGGRLLPFEYVQAATDLARSKGLQRHLDGARLFNAATAQAALNKRRDIRAEARRIAQCFDSVSVCFSKGLGAPIGSALLGSREFIARAHRIRKMAGGGMRQAGLLAAAASHALDHHVDRLAEDHALARRLAEGLEGIEGLQVEAPHTNIVFVDLAGAAQARSSQLLAHLNQQGILATGLYRLRFVTHLDVDAAGVDRAVAAIRGFFNA comes from the coding sequence ATGACAGACCGCTCTTCCATCGTCGATCTGCGCAGCGACACCGTCACGCAGCCCACCCCGGCGATGCGCGAGGCCATGATGGCGGCGCCGCTCGGCGACGACGTCTTCGGCACCGACCCGAGCGTCAACGCGCTGCAGGAAAAGATCGCTGCGCTGCTGGGCTTCGAGGCGGCGCTGTTCGTGCCGACCGGCACACAGAGCAACCTGTGCGCGATCCTCTCGCACTGCGGGCGGGGCGATGAATACATCGTCGGCCAGCAGGCGCATTGCTACCGCTGGGAAGGCGGCGGCGCGGCGGTGTTCGGCAGCGTGCAGCCGCAGCCGCTCGACCATGCGCCCGACGGCACGCTGCCGCTCGCGCAGATCGAGGCGGCCATCAAGCCCGACGACGCGCACTTCGCGCGTACGCGGCTGCTGGCGCTGGAGAACACGCTGGGCGGCAGGCTGCTGCCTTTTGAATACGTGCAGGCCGCGACCGATCTGGCCAGGAGCAAGGGGCTGCAGCGGCACCTGGACGGGGCTCGCCTCTTCAACGCTGCAACGGCGCAGGCGGCGCTGAACAAGCGCCGCGACATCCGCGCCGAAGCACGCCGCATCGCGCAGTGCTTCGACAGCGTCTCGGTCTGCTTCAGCAAAGGCCTGGGCGCACCCATCGGCTCGGCGCTGCTCGGTTCGCGCGAGTTCATCGCGCGGGCGCACCGCATCCGCAAGATGGCGGGCGGCGGCATGCGGCAGGCCGGGCTGCTTGCCGCGGCGGCTTCGCATGCGCTCGACCACCACGTCGACCGGCTGGCTGAAGACCATGCACTGGCCCGGCGACTGGCAGAGGGGCTCGAAGGCATCGAGGGCCTGCAGGTCGAGGCGCCGCACACGAACATCGTGTTCGTCGATCTCGCGGGTGCGGCGCAGGCGCGTTCTTCGCAGCTGCTGGCGCACCTGAACCAGCAGGGCATTCTTGCGACCGGGCTCTATCGCCTGCGTTTCGTGACGCACCTCGATGTCGATGCGGCCGGTGTCGATCGAGCGGTCGCTGCCATTCGCGGTTTCTTCAACGCCTG
- a CDS encoding aminodeoxychorismate/anthranilate synthase component II — protein sequence MKLLMIDNYDSFTYNIVQYLGELGADVQVHRNDEITVAQIGELIALGVTRLVVSPGPCSPAEAGVSVAAIKEFAGKLPILGVCLGHQAIGAAFGGRIVRAQQLMHGKTSEITTTQEGVFAGLPEKFTVNRYHSLSIERESCPKELAITAWTDDGEIMGVRHTGFAHDVRIEGVQFHPESILTEHGHAMLKNFLD from the coding sequence ATGAAACTGCTGATGATCGACAACTACGATTCCTTCACCTACAACATCGTCCAGTACCTGGGCGAGCTGGGTGCGGACGTGCAGGTGCACCGCAATGACGAGATTACGGTGGCGCAGATCGGCGAGCTGATCGCTTTGGGCGTCACGCGGCTCGTGGTGTCGCCAGGGCCTTGCTCGCCGGCGGAAGCGGGCGTTTCGGTGGCGGCCATCAAGGAATTCGCGGGCAAGCTGCCCATTCTTGGCGTGTGCCTGGGCCACCAGGCCATCGGCGCGGCCTTCGGCGGCAGGATCGTGCGCGCGCAACAGCTCATGCATGGCAAGACCAGCGAGATCACGACCACGCAAGAAGGCGTGTTCGCGGGGCTGCCCGAGAAGTTCACCGTCAACCGGTATCACTCGCTCTCGATCGAGCGCGAAAGCTGCCCGAAGGAATTGGCGATCACCGCCTGGACCGACGACGGCGAGATCATGGGCGTGCGGCATACCGGCTTTGCGCATGACGTGCGCATCGAGGGCGTGCAGTTCCATCCCGAATCGATCCTGACCGAGCACGGCCACGCGATGCTCAAGAACTTTCTGGACTGA
- a CDS encoding GxxExxY protein: protein MSNVPDIQNDFSHEIIGAAVEVQRVLGTGLSEDAYAAALAIELAEREIGFAQGVALSASYKGRSLGEVYRAGFVVEQSVIVELKAVDVLTDLHRAQVLAALRLSGLKLGLLINFNVFPVVKGVHRIVSKP, encoded by the coding sequence ATGAGCAACGTACCGGACATCCAGAACGATTTCTCGCACGAAATCATCGGCGCCGCCGTCGAGGTTCAGCGCGTGCTTGGCACGGGCCTGAGTGAAGACGCCTACGCCGCGGCACTGGCCATCGAACTCGCCGAGCGCGAGATCGGCTTTGCGCAGGGCGTGGCGCTGTCGGCCAGCTACAAGGGCCGTTCTCTCGGCGAGGTGTACCGCGCGGGCTTCGTGGTCGAGCAATCGGTCATCGTCGAGCTCAAGGCGGTCGACGTGCTGACCGACCTGCACCGCGCGCAGGTGCTTGCCGCGCTGAGGCTCTCGGGCCTCAAGCTGGGCCTTTTGATCAACTTCAACGTGTTCCCCGTCGTCAAGGGCGTGCACCGGATTGTGAGCAAGCCATGA
- the trpE gene encoding anthranilate synthase component I: MITELEFKSLSAQGYNRIPLMAEAFADLETPLSLYLKLAHSQGGGKHSFLLESVVGGERFGRYSFIGLPARTLLRASGFGAEAVTEVVTDGQVVETAAGNPLDFIAEYQKRFKVALRPGLPRFCGGLAGYFGYDTVRHIERKLEKSCPPDALGCPDILLLQCEELAVIDNLSGKLYLIVYADPKQPEAYAAGKRRLRELKEKLKYSVSAPVVKPTQPHPPERSFAKADYLAAVERAKEMIAAGDFMQVQVGQRISKRYTESPLSLYRALRSLNPSPYMYYYHLGDFHVVGASPEILVRQENTGEGEQKITIRPLAGTRPRGASLELDKAAEVELINDPKERAEHVMLIDLARNDIGRIAKTGTVKVTEAFAVERYSHVMHIVSNVEGTLKDGMTAIDVLKATFPAGTLTGAPKVHAMELIDQLEPTKRGLYGGACGYISYAGDMDVAIAIRTGIVKDQMLHVQAAAGVVADSVPELEWKETEAKARALLRAAELVEEGLE; encoded by the coding sequence GTGATCACCGAACTTGAATTCAAGAGCCTCAGCGCCCAGGGCTACAACCGCATTCCGCTGATGGCCGAGGCCTTTGCCGACCTCGAAACGCCTCTTTCCCTCTATCTCAAGCTGGCCCATTCGCAGGGCGGCGGCAAGCACAGCTTCCTGCTCGAATCGGTGGTGGGCGGCGAGCGCTTCGGGCGCTACAGCTTCATCGGACTGCCGGCGCGGACCTTGCTGCGCGCGTCGGGCTTCGGCGCCGAAGCCGTGACCGAGGTGGTGACCGACGGCCAAGTGGTCGAGACCGCCGCGGGCAATCCGCTGGACTTCATCGCCGAATACCAGAAGCGCTTCAAGGTGGCGCTGCGGCCCGGCCTGCCGCGCTTCTGCGGCGGCCTTGCCGGCTACTTCGGCTACGACACGGTGCGCCACATCGAACGTAAGCTCGAAAAAAGCTGCCCGCCCGATGCGCTGGGCTGCCCCGACATCCTGCTGCTGCAGTGCGAAGAGCTGGCCGTCATCGACAACCTCTCGGGCAAGCTCTACCTGATCGTCTATGCCGATCCAAAGCAGCCCGAGGCCTATGCGGCGGGCAAGCGCCGCCTGCGCGAGCTGAAGGAAAAGCTCAAGTATTCGGTGAGTGCACCCGTCGTCAAGCCGACGCAGCCCCATCCGCCCGAGCGCAGCTTTGCCAAGGCCGACTATCTTGCGGCCGTGGAGCGCGCCAAGGAAATGATCGCCGCCGGCGACTTCATGCAGGTGCAGGTGGGGCAGCGCATCAGCAAGCGCTATACCGAGTCGCCGCTGTCGCTGTACCGCGCGCTGCGTTCGCTGAATCCGTCGCCCTACATGTACTACTACCACCTGGGCGATTTCCACGTGGTGGGGGCCTCGCCCGAAATCCTGGTGCGCCAGGAGAACACCGGCGAGGGCGAGCAGAAGATCACCATCCGCCCGCTGGCGGGCACGCGCCCGCGCGGCGCCTCGCTGGAGCTCGACAAGGCGGCCGAGGTGGAACTCATCAACGACCCGAAGGAGCGCGCCGAGCACGTGATGCTGATCGACCTCGCGCGCAACGACATCGGCCGCATCGCCAAGACCGGCACCGTGAAGGTGACCGAGGCCTTCGCGGTCGAGCGCTACAGCCACGTGATGCACATCGTGAGCAACGTCGAAGGCACGCTGAAAGACGGCATGACCGCCATCGACGTGCTCAAGGCCACGTTCCCGGCCGGCACGCTGACCGGCGCGCCCAAGGTGCACGCGATGGAACTCATCGACCAGCTGGAGCCCACCAAGCGCGGCCTCTACGGCGGTGCCTGCGGCTACATCAGCTATGCGGGCGACATGGACGTGGCCATCGCCATCCGCACCGGCATCGTGAAAGACCAGATGCTGCACGTGCAGGCCGCGGCCGGCGTGGTCGCCGATTCGGTGCCCGAGCTGGAGTGGAAAGAAACGGAAGCCAAGGCGCGCGCACTGCTGCGCGCCGCCGAACTGGTCGAGGAGGGGCTGGAATGA
- a CDS encoding chalcone isomerase family protein — MAAPSLPTLSFSRLAALAFASAVLGVSAAQVDVAGVKLNDTLDLRGSTLQLNGAGVRYKAVFKVYTAGFYVGKKVSTPEEALAAPGPKRVAITMLRDIEANELGKLFTKGVEENSPKSEMVNLIPGLLRMGQMFADQKQLKAGDTFTIDWLPGTGTVITVRGVPQPDPIKEQAFFNALLRIWLGPVPADWKLKDALLGKQP, encoded by the coding sequence TTGGCCGCACCTTCGCTCCCGACCCTGTCGTTCTCCCGCCTGGCCGCGCTGGCCTTCGCTTCGGCCGTGCTCGGCGTCTCGGCCGCGCAGGTCGACGTGGCCGGCGTCAAGCTGAACGACACCCTCGACCTGCGCGGCAGCACCCTGCAGCTCAATGGCGCCGGCGTGCGCTACAAGGCCGTCTTCAAGGTCTACACGGCGGGGTTCTACGTGGGCAAGAAAGTCTCCACGCCTGAAGAGGCGCTGGCCGCGCCGGGCCCCAAGCGCGTGGCGATCACCATGCTGCGCGACATCGAGGCCAACGAACTCGGCAAGCTCTTCACCAAGGGCGTGGAAGAAAACTCGCCCAAGAGCGAAATGGTCAACCTCATTCCGGGGCTGCTGCGCATGGGCCAGATGTTCGCCGACCAGAAGCAGCTCAAGGCCGGCGACACCTTCACGATCGACTGGCTGCCCGGCACGGGCACGGTGATCACCGTGCGCGGTGTGCCGCAGCCCGATCCCATCAAGGAACAGGCCTTCTTCAACGCGCTGCTGCGCATCTGGCTCGGCCCCGTGCCGGCCGACTGGAAACTCAAGGACGCGCTGCTCGGAAAGCAGCCGTAG
- the gph gene encoding phosphoglycolate phosphatase (PGP is an essential enzyme in the glycolate salvage pathway in higher organisms (photorespiration in plants). Phosphoglycolate results from the oxidase activity of RubisCO in the Calvin cycle when concentrations of carbon dioxide are low relative to oxygen. This enzyme is a member of the Haloacid Dehalogenase (HAD) superfamily of aspartate-nucleophile hydrolase enzymes (PF00702).), protein MNSISFDPTRFDAAIVDLDGTMVDTLGDFAVSLNHMLDDLSLPPVAPAAIEKMVGKGSEHLILSALAHVMSSGGHAPSGGAAAEALQARAQALFDRAWERYQHHYLAINGQHSAVYPGVVEGLKALRSRGLRLACLTNKPTSFAKPLLAAKGLDGFFEFAFGGDAFARKKPDPLPLAKTCEALGTVPARTLMIGDSSNDAKAARAAGCPVLLVTYGYNHGEPVRGVDADGFVDSLAELDRAAA, encoded by the coding sequence TTGAACTCTATTAGCTTCGACCCCACCCGCTTCGATGCCGCCATCGTCGATCTCGACGGCACCATGGTCGACACCCTCGGCGATTTCGCGGTGTCGCTGAACCACATGCTCGATGACCTGTCGTTGCCTCCTGTGGCGCCGGCGGCCATTGAAAAAATGGTGGGCAAGGGCTCGGAGCACCTGATTCTTTCGGCACTCGCGCATGTGATGTCTTCGGGCGGCCATGCGCCATCGGGAGGCGCCGCTGCGGAGGCGCTGCAGGCACGGGCGCAAGCGCTTTTCGACCGGGCCTGGGAGCGCTACCAGCACCACTACCTCGCCATCAACGGACAGCACTCGGCGGTGTATCCGGGCGTGGTCGAGGGTCTCAAGGCGCTGCGGTCGCGCGGCCTGCGCCTGGCCTGCCTCACCAACAAGCCGACTTCGTTCGCCAAGCCGCTGCTGGCCGCCAAGGGGCTCGATGGCTTCTTCGAGTTCGCCTTCGGCGGCGATGCCTTCGCCCGCAAGAAGCCGGACCCGCTGCCGCTGGCCAAGACCTGCGAGGCGCTGGGCACCGTTCCTGCGCGCACGCTGATGATCGGCGACTCGAGCAACGACGCCAAGGCCGCACGTGCGGCCGGCTGCCCGGTGCTGCTCGTGACCTACGGCTACAACCATGGCGAGCCGGTGCGCGGCGTGGATGCCGACGGCTTCGTGGATTCGCTCGCCGAACTCGATCGCGCGGCGGCTTGA
- a CDS encoding nitrilase has product MSETAFKVAVVQAAPVFLDAKASTEKAIGLIAEAGANGAKLVAFPEVFIPGYPWWLWLGAPAWGMQFVSRYHANSLRVDGPELAAIAAAAKKSDINVVIGFSEIEGGSLYISQALISDKGEMVFKRRKLKPTHVERTLFGEGDGTDFQVVDTSVGRLGALCCAEHIQPLSKYAMYSMHEQVHVASWPSFTLYRGKAYALGHEVNLAASQIYALEGGCYVLHASAVTGQDMFDALCDTPDRVALLNAEGCKPGGGYSMIFGPDGQPLVPHMPQDQEGLLYADIDLANIAVAKAAYDPSGHYARGDVVRLMVNRNPRRTCVNFGEGVTDTAQWTEAKAD; this is encoded by the coding sequence ATGTCCGAAACAGCTTTCAAGGTGGCCGTCGTCCAGGCCGCGCCGGTGTTCCTCGATGCGAAGGCCTCCACGGAAAAAGCCATCGGCCTGATCGCCGAGGCGGGGGCCAACGGCGCGAAGCTCGTGGCGTTTCCTGAGGTGTTCATCCCGGGCTACCCCTGGTGGCTCTGGCTCGGCGCGCCGGCATGGGGGATGCAGTTCGTCTCCAGATACCACGCCAATTCCCTGCGGGTGGACGGGCCGGAGCTGGCGGCAATCGCCGCGGCCGCCAAGAAGTCGGACATCAATGTCGTGATCGGTTTCTCCGAGATCGAGGGCGGATCGCTGTACATCAGTCAGGCGCTCATCAGCGACAAGGGCGAGATGGTGTTCAAGCGTCGCAAGCTGAAGCCCACGCACGTCGAGCGCACCCTGTTCGGTGAAGGGGATGGCACCGACTTCCAGGTCGTCGACACCAGTGTCGGCCGCCTTGGCGCGCTGTGCTGCGCGGAGCACATCCAGCCGCTGTCGAAGTACGCGATGTACTCGATGCACGAGCAGGTGCACGTGGCATCCTGGCCCTCGTTCACCCTGTACCGTGGCAAGGCCTACGCGCTCGGACATGAAGTCAACCTGGCCGCCAGCCAGATCTATGCGCTGGAAGGGGGCTGCTACGTGCTCCACGCGAGCGCGGTCACCGGACAGGACATGTTCGACGCGCTGTGCGACACGCCCGACCGAGTGGCGCTGCTCAATGCCGAAGGCTGCAAGCCGGGCGGCGGCTACTCGATGATCTTCGGACCCGACGGACAACCTCTGGTGCCGCACATGCCTCAGGACCAGGAAGGCCTGCTCTACGCAGACATCGATCTCGCCAACATCGCCGTGGCCAAGGCGGCCTACGACCCATCGGGCCACTACGCTCGCGGCGATGTCGTGCGCCTCATGGTCAACAGGAATCCACGCCGGACCTGCGTCAATTTCGGGGAAGGCGTTACCGACACAGCCCAATGGACAGAAGCAAAGGCCGATTGA
- a CDS encoding branched-chain amino acid ABC transporter permease has protein sequence MNSIALMNGARPRKAGRAAVGVVLLAVLGALALAPWFTSFATQRLLVEVFTVFAMALAWNLLAGYGGLVVVGHQMFVGVGAYALFALSNRLGINPWIMLPLATAATALFALLSALPMFRLGGAHFAVATWVLAEMLRILTLNNEWLGAGGGMPLEALGSFERWTRNAGVYWSALMTGIGALVVARLMLRGKLGLALMSVRDSEAAAAASGVSVQRAKLALWVIAGSITGLAGAVAYMNTLQVTPDATFSLNWSAAAIFIAVLGGIGTLEGPILGTILYFLLRESFASYGSWYFIGLGSLAIATMVFAPGGAWSLVTRRWAIDPFGVRRDMPRR, from the coding sequence ATGAACTCGATCGCACTGATGAATGGGGCCCGGCCGCGTAAGGCGGGCAGGGCGGCAGTTGGCGTCGTGTTGCTCGCCGTGCTGGGCGCCCTGGCCCTGGCACCGTGGTTCACCAGCTTCGCGACCCAACGTCTCCTCGTGGAAGTCTTCACCGTCTTCGCGATGGCGCTGGCCTGGAACCTGCTCGCAGGCTACGGCGGGCTGGTCGTCGTGGGGCACCAGATGTTTGTCGGCGTGGGGGCCTATGCCCTATTCGCCCTGTCCAACAGGTTGGGAATCAACCCTTGGATCATGCTGCCGCTCGCGACGGCGGCGACCGCACTCTTCGCATTGCTGAGCGCGCTGCCGATGTTTCGGCTCGGCGGCGCGCATTTCGCGGTGGCAACATGGGTGCTCGCGGAGATGCTGCGGATCCTGACGCTCAACAACGAATGGCTGGGCGCAGGGGGCGGCATGCCGCTCGAGGCGCTCGGGAGCTTCGAGCGTTGGACGCGCAACGCGGGTGTCTATTGGTCCGCGCTGATGACCGGGATTGGGGCACTCGTCGTCGCGCGCCTGATGCTCAGGGGCAAGCTGGGCCTGGCGCTGATGAGCGTGAGGGACTCGGAGGCTGCCGCGGCCGCATCCGGCGTTTCGGTTCAGCGGGCCAAGCTCGCGCTGTGGGTCATCGCGGGCTCCATCACCGGCCTCGCGGGCGCCGTGGCCTACATGAACACGCTGCAGGTGACGCCGGATGCGACCTTCTCGCTGAACTGGTCCGCCGCGGCCATCTTCATTGCGGTGCTCGGCGGTATCGGAACGCTGGAGGGCCCCATTCTGGGAACGATCCTCTACTTCCTCCTGCGCGAGTCCTTCGCCAGCTACGGCTCGTGGTACTTCATCGGCCTCGGCTCGCTCGCCATCGCCACCATGGTGTTCGCGCCCGGCGGCGCCTGGAGCCTCGTCACCCGGCGATGGGCCATCGATCCATTCGGCGTGCGGCGCGACATGCCCCGCCGCTGA
- a CDS encoding branched-chain amino acid ABC transporter permease, whose amino-acid sequence MQALLETIAGGLMLGALYALFGLGLSLSLGVMKMINIAHGDLIVLGAYLCSTVMQHLGIGPFISLLAVVPVMFVIGYVLQRVLLNRVVGRGALSPLLLTFGLSIVLQNLLQEVYTADTRSLQAGEFALQGFDLGGVSIGLLPLVSTLISVGIFAGTSWLIGHSHLGRQARAVADDPGTARLVGVNDRNFFALVTGFVLAVIALASVMYGIRTPFSPTAGPERLLYSFEAVVLGGLGNVWGTFVGGLIIGVAQLLGAKVSSGLGPFFGHLVFLIALLARPQGLFGKGSR is encoded by the coding sequence ATGCAAGCACTACTCGAAACCATCGCAGGCGGGCTGATGCTCGGCGCGCTCTATGCCCTCTTCGGGCTGGGCCTCAGCCTGAGCCTCGGTGTGATGAAGATGATCAACATCGCGCATGGCGACCTGATCGTCCTGGGCGCCTACCTGTGCAGCACGGTGATGCAGCACCTGGGCATCGGTCCGTTCATCTCGTTGCTCGCCGTGGTCCCGGTGATGTTCGTCATCGGCTATGTGCTGCAGAGGGTCCTGCTCAATCGCGTGGTGGGCAGGGGAGCGCTTTCGCCGTTGCTGCTGACCTTCGGGCTCTCGATCGTCCTGCAGAACCTCCTGCAGGAGGTCTATACGGCCGATACGCGCAGCCTCCAGGCCGGCGAGTTCGCCCTGCAGGGATTCGACCTGGGCGGGGTGTCCATAGGCCTGCTGCCGCTCGTCTCGACGTTGATCAGTGTGGGCATCTTCGCGGGCACCAGCTGGTTGATCGGCCACTCGCATCTGGGCCGGCAGGCGCGCGCCGTGGCGGACGACCCCGGCACCGCGCGGCTGGTCGGCGTCAACGACCGCAACTTCTTCGCGCTGGTCACCGGCTTCGTCCTCGCCGTGATCGCGCTGGCGTCGGTGATGTACGGCATCAGAACGCCGTTTTCGCCCACGGCGGGGCCCGAGCGCCTGCTGTACTCGTTCGAGGCCGTTGTGCTTGGCGGCCTCGGCAATGTCTGGGGCACGTTTGTCGGTGGCTTGATCATCGGCGTGGCGCAGCTCCTTGGTGCCAAGGTGTCGTCGGGCCTCGGCCCGTTCTTCGGACACCTCGTCTTCCTGATTGCGTTGCTGGCCCGTCCGCAAGGGCTTTTTGGAAAGGGTTCGCGATGA
- a CDS encoding ABC transporter ATP-binding protein codes for MLRTDRLDAYYGLFQALFGFTFEVRPGETVALIGSNGAGKSTLLRSIVGSVRTRPDGVLLDGRPVGGEPERKQLDRGIALVPEGRRLFPSLTVRENLQLAMRNGRKGPWTVERLMKEFPVMEAFQHRPATALSGGQQQLVALSRALVCNPDYLLCDEISLGLSPVAVNEVYELLGRARRDGLAVVLVEQNVKRALSESDRFYCIQKGRVVLEGSSEHADHAQVAQAYFGI; via the coding sequence ATGCTGCGCACTGACCGTCTCGATGCGTACTACGGCCTGTTCCAGGCGCTGTTCGGCTTCACGTTCGAGGTCAGGCCAGGCGAAACCGTCGCCCTGATCGGATCGAACGGGGCGGGCAAATCGACGCTGCTTCGTTCGATCGTCGGTTCAGTCCGCACCCGACCGGACGGGGTCCTGCTCGACGGCCGGCCCGTCGGCGGGGAGCCGGAGCGCAAGCAGCTCGATCGCGGCATTGCACTGGTGCCCGAAGGCCGGCGGCTGTTTCCCAGCCTGACGGTCCGCGAAAACCTTCAGCTGGCGATGCGCAACGGCCGCAAGGGGCCGTGGACCGTGGAGCGCCTGATGAAGGAATTTCCGGTGATGGAAGCATTCCAGCACCGTCCGGCGACGGCGTTGTCGGGCGGCCAGCAGCAGCTCGTGGCTCTTTCGCGCGCGCTGGTCTGCAACCCCGACTATCTGCTGTGCGACGAGATCTCGCTGGGACTCTCGCCGGTCGCCGTCAACGAAGTCTATGAACTCCTGGGCCGCGCCCGCAGGGACGGGCTGGCGGTCGTGCTGGTGGAACAGAACGTGAAGCGCGCGCTTTCCGAGTCCGACCGCTTCTATTGCATCCAGAAAGGCCGCGTGGTGCTGGAAGGCAGCTCCGAACACGCGGACCACGCGCAAGTTGCCCAGGCCTACTTTGGAATCTGA
- a CDS encoding ABC transporter ATP-binding protein, translating into MLLELRDTTKRYGDMVIIPKLSLSVEEGEFIGVIGPNGAGKSTMFGLISGSTRCDGGSVFIDGMDVTTLDAAQRCRAGIGRTFQIPQPFEGMTAYENALVAASFGSSGTGSAAQALAVDAIERCGLAPVADKLAGTLTLLQRKRLELARAIATQPRLLLLDEVAGGLTDGEMQQLLQLIVTIHQSGVTILWIEHLVHALVSAADRLVVLASGAVICDGDPGSVMGDQTVRDTYLGSDIGEEVDHAAH; encoded by the coding sequence ATGCTGCTCGAACTGCGTGATACAACCAAGCGCTACGGCGACATGGTGATCATCCCGAAGCTCTCGCTTTCCGTCGAGGAGGGCGAATTCATCGGAGTGATCGGCCCCAACGGCGCCGGCAAGAGCACGATGTTCGGGCTCATTTCCGGCAGCACGCGCTGTGACGGCGGCAGCGTCTTTATCGATGGCATGGACGTCACCACGCTGGATGCGGCGCAGCGTTGCCGCGCCGGCATCGGACGCACTTTCCAGATTCCGCAGCCGTTCGAAGGCATGACCGCCTACGAGAACGCCCTGGTCGCCGCGAGCTTCGGCAGCAGTGGGACCGGGAGTGCCGCACAGGCCTTGGCGGTCGATGCGATCGAACGCTGCGGCCTCGCTCCGGTCGCGGACAAGCTGGCAGGCACACTCACGCTGCTTCAGCGAAAGCGCCTCGAGCTCGCGCGTGCGATTGCCACGCAGCCGCGCCTCTTGTTGCTCGACGAGGTGGCCGGGGGCCTGACCGACGGCGAGATGCAGCAATTGCTGCAGCTGATCGTCACGATCCATCAAAGCGGCGTCACCATTCTCTGGATCGAGCACCTTGTGCACGCGCTGGTCTCGGCGGCGGACCGTCTCGTGGTGCTTGCCAGCGGCGCCGTCATCTGCGACGGCGATCCTGGATCGGTCATGGGCGACCAGACCGTGCGGGACACCTACCTCGGCTCCGACATCGGTGAGGAGGTCGACCATGCTGCGCACTGA